One window of Mesorhizobium sp. PAMC28654 genomic DNA carries:
- a CDS encoding DUF1150 family protein: protein MTRTDETIIMTSGEFAHLGEGSVAYLRKVSSDELLGRFPGLGEIAPGMQLWALFAANGQPILLADARDRALAGAMENDLTTVAIH from the coding sequence ATGACCAGAACTGACGAAACCATCATTATGACCAGCGGCGAATTCGCCCATCTCGGCGAAGGCTCGGTCGCCTATCTCAGAAAAGTGTCGAGTGACGAATTGCTCGGCCGCTTCCCCGGCCTCGGCGAAATCGCTCCCGGCATGCAACTGTGGGCGCTGTTTGCCGCCAACGGCCAGCCGATCCTGCTTGCCGACGCCCGCGACCGTGCGCTGGCCGGCGCCATGGAAAACGACCTCACCACGGTCGCGATCCACTAA
- a CDS encoding Hsp20 family protein — protein sequence MSRMTPFSSPLLLGFDAMEKTLERLAKSGDSYPPYNIERLSGVDGKTERLRITLAVAGFAESDLDVTTEENQLVVRGRQSDDTEREFLHRGIAARQFQRCFVLADGMRVIAAELKNGLLSIDLDRPESERLVRKINISVKD from the coding sequence ATGAGCCGAATGACGCCCTTTTCCAGCCCGCTTCTCCTCGGTTTCGACGCCATGGAAAAAACCCTGGAACGTTTGGCGAAATCCGGCGACAGCTACCCTCCCTATAACATCGAGCGGCTCAGCGGCGTTGACGGCAAGACCGAACGGTTGCGCATCACACTTGCCGTTGCCGGTTTCGCCGAAAGCGATCTCGACGTGACCACGGAGGAAAACCAGTTGGTCGTGCGCGGCCGTCAAAGTGACGATACCGAGCGCGAATTCCTCCACCGCGGCATTGCCGCGCGCCAGTTCCAGCGCTGTTTCGTGCTGGCCGACGGCATGCGGGTGATCGCGGCGGAGTTGAAGAACGGCCTTTTGTCGATCGATCTCGATCGGCCGGAGTCTGAACGGCTGGTACGGAAAATAAACATATCGGTGAAAGACTGA